In Helicobacter ganmani, a single genomic region encodes these proteins:
- a CDS encoding c-type cytochrome yields MKKILLGIVLATGCLMASDGAAIYKKCIACHGVNAEKVAPGSKGGITIAGMDKARLVEQLKGYAAGTADNGGAKAIMYANMKNFKLTDADIDAVADYISKLPAAK; encoded by the coding sequence ATGAAAAAGATTTTGTTAGGAATCGTATTGGCAACTGGCTGTTTAATGGCAAGTGATGGTGCAGCAATCTACAAAAAATGTATTGCGTGCCACGGAGTAAATGCTGAGAAAGTTGCTCCCGGAAGCAAAGGTGGTATAACAATTGCTGGAATGGACAAAGCAAGACTCGTAGAGCAACTCAAAGGTTATGCAGCGGGAACTGCAGATAATGGTGGCGCAAAAGCAATCATGTATGCAAACATGAAAAACTTTAAATTAACTGACGCAGATATTGACGCAGTAGCAGACTATATCTCTAAACTTCCTGCTGCCAAATAA
- a CDS encoding thiamine-phosphate pyrophosphorylase yields the protein MESLTQENNSSSSLRTLRIVDANLNRLREGIRVVEDILRYGFNHKNFASILKNLRHQCRIEFYLDLLDTRDSNKDVLKVSTKEEQNRENLQSVFIANFKRAQESARVLEEILKIDFIEESEKFKAIRYMLYDLEKRVILEIFPDRF from the coding sequence TTGGAATCTTTAACTCAAGAGAATAATTCAAGTTCTTCCTTGCGCACTTTGCGCATTGTAGATGCAAATCTCAATCGCTTGCGCGAAGGGATTCGTGTAGTTGAAGATATTTTGCGTTATGGATTCAATCACAAAAATTTTGCTTCTATACTTAAAAATCTTCGTCATCAATGTCGCATAGAATTTTATTTGGATTTGTTGGATACACGTGATTCTAATAAAGATGTCTTAAAAGTTTCTACAAAAGAAGAACAAAATCGCGAAAACCTTCAAAGTGTTTTTATTGCTAATTTTAAACGAGCACAAGAATCTGCTCGCGTGCTTGAAGAGATTTTGAAAATAGACTTTATTGAGGAAAGTGAGAAGTTTAAAGCGATTCGTTATATGCTTTATGATTTAGAAAAACGAGTGATTTTAGAGATTTTTCCCGATAGATTTTAG
- a CDS encoding cytochrome P450 codes for MGQCPFFPKPHKNKASLLTTFLLKRRSWLDGLYEKSYKMKSGQVKMPGFDLYIVNHPKDVRRVMVDEVQKFPKSNWLHQLLKPLLGESIFTTNGGVWQKQRELLRPSFEQARITKVFGLMNEAVEDMMKKLSRYPNGAIIEIDEVMTFVTADVIFRTILSQKLDESQGKEVLDAFVVFQEQTVHTAIRKMFCIPQWISYLLGERKRMRAGDTIRRVLADIIKPRYDAVSAGKGGEYEDILASLLEVIDPQSGERFSFEEILDQVAMLFLAGHETSASSLTWTLYILSISPQEQEKAYQEIYEVAGEEILTLQHLRKLKYVSNIFKESLRLYPPVGFFARTAKQEVKIQNKLVKEGSGVVVAPWLIQRHESYWKNPHEFDPSRFEEKNVIQKDTYLPFGMGERICIGQGFAMQEAVLILANILRNYQLKLQENFVPDVVGRLTIRSANGMQIQFTQRKN; via the coding sequence ATGGGACAATGTCCATTCTTCCCTAAGCCACATAAAAATAAAGCAAGCTTGCTGACGACATTTTTACTCAAAAGACGTTCTTGGCTTGATGGCTTGTATGAAAAAAGCTACAAAATGAAATCTGGGCAGGTTAAAATGCCCGGTTTTGACCTTTACATCGTTAATCACCCTAAAGATGTGCGTCGTGTAATGGTAGATGAGGTGCAAAAATTTCCCAAAAGCAATTGGTTACATCAGCTGCTTAAGCCTTTGCTTGGTGAGAGTATTTTCACAACAAATGGTGGAGTATGGCAAAAACAAAGGGAGCTTTTGCGCCCGAGTTTTGAGCAGGCGCGCATTACAAAAGTTTTTGGCTTAATGAATGAAGCCGTAGAAGACATGATGAAGAAGCTTTCCCGCTATCCAAATGGCGCAATCATAGAGATAGATGAGGTGATGACCTTTGTAACAGCAGATGTAATTTTTCGCACGATTCTATCCCAAAAGCTAGACGAATCACAAGGCAAAGAAGTCTTGGACGCTTTTGTAGTGTTTCAAGAGCAAACCGTGCATACAGCGATTCGTAAAATGTTTTGCATTCCACAATGGATTTCTTATCTCTTAGGGGAGCGCAAGCGAATGAGGGCAGGGGATACGATTCGTAGAGTGTTAGCAGATATTATTAAACCGCGTTATGATGCGGTGAGTGCGGGAAAGGGTGGAGAATATGAGGATATTTTGGCTTCATTGCTTGAAGTGATTGACCCACAAAGTGGCGAAAGATTCAGCTTTGAAGAGATTTTAGACCAAGTGGCAATGCTGTTTTTGGCAGGACACGAGACGAGCGCAAGTTCTTTAACTTGGACTTTATATATTTTAAGCATTTCACCGCAGGAACAAGAAAAGGCTTATCAAGAAATCTATGAAGTCGCAGGAGAGGAGATTCTTACTTTGCAACATTTGCGCAAATTAAAATATGTTTCTAATATTTTCAAAGAATCTTTGCGACTTTATCCTCCTGTTGGATTCTTTGCAAGGACTGCAAAGCAAGAGGTTAAGATTCAAAACAAATTAGTCAAAGAAGGCTCTGGTGTTGTGGTTGCTCCTTGGTTGATTCAAAGGCACGAAAGCTATTGGAAAAATCCGCACGAGTTTGACCCTAGTCGTTTTGAGGAGAAAAATGTAATTCAGAAAGACACTTATTTGCCCTTTGGAATGGGAGAGCGCATTTGTATTGGACAGGGATTCGCAATGCAAGAGGCAGTTTTGATTTTGGCAAATATTTTGAGAAATTATCAATTAAAATTGCAAGAAAATTTTGTTCCAGATGTCGTAGGGCGTCTTACAATTCGTTCGGCAAATGGAATGCAGATTCAATTCACACAAAGAAAAAATTAA
- a CDS encoding response regulator, with translation MLSKNDEKILKNLKVLYIEDEEDILKFASMVLEDYVDRLVVARNGKEALEILKNETIDLIITDILMPKLNGIELLREIRKNPLWDLSVIVVTAHTETHYLLDCIELRVDGYILKPIDVEELLKTILRAILPKYQANELRAKNALLNAISVFVGGKKIEIIKYLIEHSNDENIFYGSYEDIVQEVGVSKPTVVKTFHQLIDTGLLVRLKNKIYKFQPDISQYKEES, from the coding sequence ATGTTGTCAAAAAATGATGAAAAGATTTTAAAAAACTTAAAAGTTCTCTATATTGAAGATGAGGAAGATATTTTGAAATTTGCCTCTATGGTGCTTGAAGATTATGTGGATAGACTTGTGGTGGCTCGCAATGGTAAAGAGGCTTTGGAGATTCTAAAAAACGAAACAATAGATTTAATTATTACGGATATTTTAATGCCTAAATTAAATGGTATAGAACTTCTGCGTGAGATTCGTAAGAATCCGCTTTGGGATTTGTCCGTCATCGTGGTAACTGCGCATACTGAAACCCATTATTTGCTAGATTGTATTGAATTGCGAGTAGATGGGTATATTTTAAAACCTATTGATGTAGAGGAGCTTTTAAAAACAATTTTGCGCGCGATTTTGCCAAAATATCAGGCAAATGAATTGCGTGCTAAAAATGCGCTTTTAAATGCGATTTCTGTTTTCGTGGGTGGCAAGAAAATTGAAATTATTAAATATCTAATTGAGCATAGCAATGATGAAAATATTTTTTATGGTTCTTATGAAGATATTGTGCAAGAAGTGGGTGTAAGTAAGCCTACCGTGGTGAAAACTTTTCATCAGCTTATTGATACGGGCTTGCTCGTGCGCTTGAAAAACAAAATTTATAAGTTTCAACCCGATATTTCACAATACAAAGAAGAATCCTAA
- a CDS encoding alanine racemase, producing the protein MPYLQIDSQKFLHNYQIILNTIAPKNPEKIAIVLKDNAYGHGLKQIAELAKRVKIQNAFVKNTYEALEIAPFFSYIAILYPHSLPYDSLFKEALQSPNIYFCAHSLESLKNYPKGTKIELKVDSGMHRNGIAKNTLNQAFKLIAQNALELKGIYTHNGFGDDFGSEFYTQNTEFLAIKEESLKLCAHYNLPRPRFHSLSSSGAFRAKDTQHDLQDDLFRIGIAFYGYLCQDSAFATLNLKPIAALFAQKISTLMLKSNARIGYHGVSTLKENIVSTYDIGYGDGLFRLREGMQVCSAEGFRILPRASMDCISIESAQEEVCVFNDARIFAQAFGTIPYEILSHLHAYIPKVII; encoded by the coding sequence ATGCCTTACTTACAAATAGACTCTCAAAAGTTTTTGCATAATTATCAAATTATTTTAAACACTATTGCCCCTAAAAATCCAGAAAAAATTGCTATTGTTCTCAAGGACAATGCTTATGGGCACGGGCTTAAGCAAATTGCTGAACTTGCTAAACGCGTTAAAATACAAAATGCCTTTGTAAAAAATACTTATGAAGCCTTAGAAATTGCACCATTTTTTTCTTACATTGCAATTCTATACCCCCATTCTCTACCTTACGATTCCCTTTTTAAAGAGGCATTGCAATCACCCAATATTTATTTTTGCGCCCATAGTTTAGAATCTCTAAAAAACTATCCCAAAGGCACAAAGATTGAATTAAAAGTAGATAGCGGAATGCACCGCAATGGAATCGCAAAAAATACATTAAACCAAGCCTTTAAACTCATTGCTCAAAATGCTTTAGAACTCAAAGGAATCTACACACACAATGGATTTGGAGATGATTTCGGTAGTGAATTTTATACGCAAAATACGGAATTTTTAGCAATCAAAGAGGAATCTTTGAAACTCTGCGCACATTACAATCTTCCACGCCCGCGATTCCATTCTCTAAGCTCCTCTGGTGCGTTTCGCGCAAAAGATACACAACATGATTTACAAGATGATTTATTTCGTATTGGAATTGCATTTTATGGTTATTTATGTCAAGATTCTGCCTTTGCTACGCTCAATCTTAAGCCTATTGCGGCACTCTTTGCGCAAAAAATCTCCACCTTAATGCTTAAATCCAATGCAAGGATTGGCTATCACGGCGTAAGCACCTTAAAAGAAAATATAGTTTCCACTTATGACATTGGCTATGGCGATGGATTATTTCGCTTGCGTGAAGGTATGCAAGTCTGTAGTGCAGAGGGATTCAGAATCCTACCTCGCGCCTCTATGGACTGCATTAGCATAGAATCCGCACAGGAAGAAGTTTGTGTTTTCAATGATGCCCGAATATTTGCACAAGCATTCGGAACAATCCCTTATGAGATTTTATCTCATTTGCACGCCTATATCCCAAAAGTTATCATTTAA
- a CDS encoding polysaccharide biosynthesis/export family protein — protein sequence MKKSVQTLLISFFFAAFAQAVDVSSISATQPPYQEQTEQNYPPQNTQQTTQNQMQAQQTIPNSPATNTQNLPEQLPAVFGAHLFNGNFTQASQSLYNPDYKIAVGDKINFRMWGAVEFQQELMVDSQGNVFIPSVGAVNLLGIRNGDLVKVLKSSIAKIYKQNVFVYADMNVYQNVSIFVTGNVNRPGLYQGLSSDSVVQYLDKAGGINLEYGSFRNIEILRNNKIALNIDLYDFLFEGKMKLFPFRTGDVILVKNIENYAFAEGDVQKPFRFELKNNIKTLQDLANAAGAKPIVTNAVVRSYLPNHTIDVVSYNKKDFQSVLLRVGDEVEFRPDYNAENIHITIEGEHSGLHSMVVKKGTSLAEVVLKLKPNQQSNIDAIQLYRVSVAQTQKQLIEAQLKELETIALTSSSVTAQEASMRASHSQMVLEFIERAKNVQPKGQVVLENKQAFTKTILEEGDIINIPAKSNLVLVQGEVALPGAFTYEPNKSLRDYIKLAGDFTERANKKRILVIRSNGKAERYNGNWSSGTKTIQPGDSVLVLPEIETGRGLQITSILTQILYQVAVATKVILDL from the coding sequence ATGAAAAAATCCGTTCAGACACTATTAATCAGCTTTTTCTTTGCAGCTTTTGCACAAGCTGTTGATGTTTCATCTATTTCAGCTACCCAACCACCCTATCAAGAGCAAACAGAACAGAATTATCCGCCACAAAATACACAACAAACAACACAAAACCAAATGCAAGCCCAACAGACGATTCCTAATTCTCCTGCAACCAATACACAAAATCTCCCCGAGCAGTTGCCCGCCGTATTTGGAGCACATTTGTTTAATGGCAACTTCACACAAGCTTCTCAATCACTCTACAATCCAGATTATAAAATTGCGGTGGGGGATAAAATCAACTTTAGAATGTGGGGGGCAGTAGAATTTCAACAAGAATTAATGGTAGATTCACAAGGCAATGTGTTTATCCCAAGTGTTGGAGCAGTTAATCTACTAGGCATTAGAAATGGAGATTTGGTCAAAGTTCTAAAATCAAGCATTGCAAAAATCTACAAACAAAATGTTTTCGTTTATGCTGATATGAATGTTTATCAAAATGTTTCTATTTTTGTTACAGGAAATGTGAATCGTCCGGGTCTTTACCAAGGCTTGAGTTCTGATTCTGTTGTGCAATACTTAGACAAAGCAGGTGGAATCAACCTAGAGTATGGAAGTTTTAGAAATATTGAGATTCTACGCAACAATAAAATTGCACTAAACATTGACTTGTATGATTTTCTTTTTGAGGGCAAAATGAAGCTATTTCCTTTTAGGACAGGTGATGTGATTTTAGTCAAAAACATTGAAAACTATGCTTTTGCAGAGGGAGATGTGCAAAAGCCTTTCCGATTTGAGCTTAAAAACAATATCAAAACCCTGCAAGATTTGGCAAATGCAGCAGGAGCAAAACCTATCGTAACCAATGCAGTTGTGCGCTCCTATTTGCCCAATCACACGATAGATGTTGTATCCTATAACAAAAAAGATTTCCAATCCGTGCTTTTAAGAGTAGGCGATGAAGTGGAATTCCGCCCAGATTACAATGCCGAAAATATCCATATTACGATAGAGGGGGAACATAGTGGCTTGCACTCTATGGTTGTCAAAAAAGGAACAAGCCTAGCAGAGGTTGTCTTGAAACTTAAACCCAATCAACAATCCAATATTGATGCGATTCAGCTTTATCGTGTAAGTGTCGCACAAACGCAAAAACAACTTATTGAGGCACAATTAAAAGAACTTGAAACCATTGCACTAACTTCCTCCTCCGTTACTGCACAAGAAGCAAGTATGCGCGCAAGTCATTCTCAGATGGTGCTAGAGTTTATTGAGCGCGCAAAAAATGTTCAACCCAAAGGTCAAGTTGTTTTAGAAAACAAACAAGCCTTTACCAAAACAATCCTTGAAGAAGGTGATATTATTAACATTCCCGCAAAAAGCAATTTAGTGCTTGTGCAAGGGGAAGTTGCATTACCGGGAGCTTTCACTTATGAACCAAACAAAAGTTTGCGAGACTATATTAAATTAGCAGGTGATTTCACTGAACGCGCAAACAAAAAACGAATCTTAGTCATTCGCTCTAATGGCAAAGCGGAACGTTACAATGGAAATTGGTCATCTGGCACTAAAACAATACAACCCGGGGATTCTGTGCTTGTTTTACCAGAAATTGAAACAGGACGAGGATTGCAGATTACAAGTATCTTGACACAAATTCTTTACCAAGTGGCAGTTGCAACTAAAGTCATTTTAGACCTTTAA
- a CDS encoding sensor histidine kinase yields the protein MKIFRIFGTTLEAKTHVLVFNIASGLLSLAVVSYVYYFSLKYDYDVLFTEYSQSLISLEELHKSITNAQNILIAHRLEEAEIVKAQETIIAQWENYRNIQNNLVNESYFTHFLLKIYYLFGGENLILDEKSSFETHLNHLDSAISYYLASLQNFKVSKEEIFEQSANHLNVEISRMIDASLRFVEIKKARNNALHSVVHKVVLVMMCLIMLTTILLSFLILRNIKSLHAMSEQKVQEKTKELQNLNNSLQEKIKQEVLESRKKDQIMYQQARLASMGEMIGNIAHQWRQPLNALMLLIQTFKVKSQNGKLTQEFIDLQVHDGLKIAKAMSRTIEDFRNFFHSSSDKEVFNLRANIQDSISLVDAFLKQNEISVVVDCPQDIELYGYKSAFSQVILNLIKNSEDVLKERLISPARIRIVVGIENGEICKEFSSKSCVKILFTDNGGGIKLEDIQKIFEPYFTTKHKSVGTGIGLYMSKQIIEKQMEGSIEVRNVHYNNILCQEKVCMPNCPIKDGSCGAQFIIRIPLKS from the coding sequence TTGAAAATATTTAGGATTTTTGGAACAACATTAGAAGCAAAAACGCACGTGCTAGTGTTCAATATTGCTTCAGGATTGCTTTCTTTAGCGGTTGTTTCTTATGTATATTATTTTAGTTTAAAATATGATTATGATGTCCTATTTACTGAATATAGCCAATCTCTTATTAGTTTAGAAGAGTTGCATAAAAGCATTACAAATGCCCAAAACATTCTCATTGCACACAGATTAGAGGAAGCAGAAATTGTCAAAGCACAAGAAACCATTATCGCACAATGGGAAAATTATAGAAACATACAAAACAATCTCGTTAATGAGAGCTATTTCACACATTTTTTATTAAAAATTTATTATCTCTTTGGTGGAGAAAATTTAATTTTAGATGAAAAATCTAGCTTTGAAACACATTTAAACCACCTTGATAGCGCAATTAGCTATTATCTTGCTTCGTTGCAAAATTTCAAAGTTTCCAAAGAAGAGATTTTTGAACAAAGTGCAAATCATCTGAATGTTGAAATTTCACGTATGATTGATGCAAGTTTGCGTTTTGTGGAGATTAAAAAAGCACGCAATAATGCCTTACATAGTGTAGTGCATAAAGTTGTTTTGGTGATGATGTGCTTGATTATGCTCACCACCATTTTACTTAGTTTTTTGATTTTGCGTAATATTAAAAGCCTGCATGCAATGTCTGAACAAAAAGTGCAAGAAAAAACCAAAGAATTACAGAATCTCAATAACTCACTGCAAGAAAAAATTAAGCAAGAAGTGCTAGAAAGTCGCAAGAAAGACCAGATTATGTATCAACAAGCAAGGCTTGCAAGTATGGGGGAGATGATTGGCAATATTGCACACCAGTGGAGGCAACCCTTGAATGCCCTTATGCTGTTGATTCAGACTTTTAAGGTGAAATCTCAAAATGGTAAGCTCACACAAGAATTTATTGATTTGCAAGTCCATGATGGTTTAAAAATTGCTAAAGCAATGTCCCGAACGATTGAGGATTTTCGTAATTTTTTTCATTCCTCTAGTGATAAAGAAGTATTTAATTTAAGAGCAAATATCCAAGATTCTATTTCGCTTGTAGATGCTTTTTTAAAGCAAAATGAAATTAGTGTCGTAGTAGATTGCCCTCAAGATATTGAATTGTATGGTTACAAAAGTGCTTTTTCACAAGTGATTTTGAATCTTATTAAAAATTCGGAAGATGTTTTAAAAGAGCGTCTGATTTCACCTGCTAGAATTCGTATTGTGGTAGGTATAGAAAATGGTGAAATATGCAAGGAATTTTCCTCTAAAAGTTGCGTTAAGATTCTATTTACAGACAATGGTGGCGGGATTAAGCTAGAGGATATTCAAAAGATTTTTGAGCCTTATTTTACGACAAAACATAAATCTGTGGGCACAGGAATTGGATTGTATATGTCTAAGCAAATCATAGAAAAACAAATGGAAGGAAGTATTGAGGTGCGCAATGTGCATTATAATAATATTTTATGCCAAGAAAAAGTATGTATGCCAAATTGTCCTATTAAAGATGGAAGTTGTGGAGCGCAATTTATAATCAGGATTCCATTAAAAAGCTAA
- the kpsS gene encoding capsule polysaccharide modification protein KpsS, whose amino-acid sequence MQLDNAISQFRDSNILLLQGPVGPFFYHLAQKLKKNNNQVFKLNFNGGDLLFFPFKAQSYRGQLADFEEFIRHFYLNHKIQKIFMFNDCRPLHKIAIKVAKSLKIPYFIFEEGYIRPNFITLENKGVNANSTLPKDPQVFSKFTPQSKEQEYSIKHSFRNMAWFSFLYWFSAFWCGLYFNNKLHHRSLSGMEMFPWFLSLFRKYLYKFSEKEDIEFILESKKQYFALILQVHNDTQIKNHFEGRRIENFIRNSIRSFAQHAKPQHFLVIKHHPMDRGYKNYKIFIKRQARKYNVNSRVIYLHDIHLPDFLRNALGCIVINSTTGLSSILHKCPTKVCGSAFYDIKGLTFQEPLSKFWSGAKKFKIDQQLFVNFRKYLIEHNQINGSFYGSLSSKISPPPAQKYVRNSAGMGERIKTIQKT is encoded by the coding sequence ATGCAACTAGATAATGCAATTTCACAATTTAGAGATTCTAACATTCTCCTTTTACAAGGACCTGTGGGTCCTTTTTTCTATCATTTGGCACAAAAACTCAAAAAAAATAACAATCAAGTTTTTAAACTAAACTTCAATGGGGGAGATTTGCTTTTTTTTCCTTTTAAAGCACAAAGTTATCGCGGTCAATTAGCGGATTTTGAAGAATTTATAAGACATTTTTATCTCAATCATAAAATCCAAAAAATTTTTATGTTCAATGACTGCCGCCCATTGCACAAAATCGCCATTAAAGTAGCCAAATCCCTGAAGATTCCTTATTTCATATTTGAAGAAGGCTACATTCGCCCAAACTTTATTACATTGGAAAATAAAGGTGTCAATGCAAATTCCACACTTCCAAAAGACCCACAAGTTTTTTCAAAATTTACCCCCCAATCCAAAGAACAAGAATACAGCATTAAGCATTCTTTTAGAAATATGGCTTGGTTTTCCTTTTTGTATTGGTTTTCTGCTTTTTGGTGTGGATTGTATTTTAACAATAAGCTACATCACCGTAGTTTAAGTGGTATGGAAATGTTTCCTTGGTTTCTTTCGCTCTTTAGAAAATATCTCTATAAATTTAGCGAAAAAGAAGACATTGAATTTATTTTAGAATCCAAAAAACAATATTTTGCCCTTATTTTACAAGTGCATAATGATACACAAATCAAAAATCATTTTGAAGGAAGGAGGATTGAAAACTTCATTAGAAACTCTATTCGCTCCTTTGCGCAACACGCAAAACCTCAACATTTTTTAGTCATCAAGCATCACCCAATGGACAGAGGCTATAAAAATTACAAGATTTTTATCAAACGACAAGCAAGAAAATATAATGTAAATAGTCGCGTCATTTATTTGCACGATATACATTTGCCTGATTTTTTACGTAATGCGTTAGGCTGTATCGTCATTAATAGCACAACAGGACTTTCAAGCATTTTGCACAAATGCCCCACAAAAGTATGTGGTAGCGCATTTTACGACATCAAAGGATTGACATTCCAAGAACCCTTAAGCAAATTTTGGAGTGGTGCAAAGAAATTTAAAATTGACCAACAACTTTTTGTAAATTTCAGAAAATATCTAATAGAGCATAATCAAATCAATGGTAGTTTTTATGGCTCTCTTTCTTCTAAAATATCCCCCCCCCCCGCACAGAAATACGTGAGAAATTCCGCTGGAATGGGAGAGCGCATTAAAACAATCCAAAAAACCTAA